In a genomic window of Streptomyces noursei ATCC 11455:
- a CDS encoding LamG-like jellyroll fold domain-containing protein, with translation MNHAAPSSAAKEPFLSGEQHFLKVYSDRAYVHTATVRHQGTTVALAMDDQRRIVYTVLDLTWHDEAKGELDAAYWSENPRPLRFPSEITDAGFAAIGSTALPVVKNGGRAEAAPGERLDEGEVDPFLSTTARLSALAPFHALSDGTHIVLLRQSVTADHADAVHQLAGGGSSGAPERTDYVTDRAGAKVPLAADTLLCDRFLLVGGELKPVLEARYRRSRHKDRPDSAKDSLGTTDMEGRPFREPTQALSFVRHLSGGRFTALLIPTAVHGQQRWQLFAHNDATGRIDSFNIEQGRDGLFNLQGTQIWTSPDPAHRDSVYERSPGTCPFTGQPLIPVVSTDGHAETALRFEGGEAHVHVADGPELAGRDFTVELWARRTATGGNQFLLAHGSEDGARDQSLHLGFRDNNCFTFSFCYDDLNTEQQYSDTDWHHWACVYEQATRRQVVYRDGEEVGSRTADGDYAGVGPLLLGRALDWSVRAELDEVRVWDRARTAEELRRDKGVRLIGNDPGLVAYYRFDEGSGTRLHDQTDHARHGELRGGPQWVTSEAPIGDHPGVRRDSFVVTGRPAVSGLSAVLYHQQEEVTVGYDKQAKPAKRQARVLLSYATSGPDPKTGTETDEAYLATVDFGVGRDGRLAQVPDELALPVLTAPEASTDVDAISELDTRIREAVRDIAAKEAEATDLTRRTADVPELERLRGIFYNRSRDIIGWTFRLRFQHPRDGQPQYLAVRGDGDGNDPPLIRTADKDAKSALWSIDMPPGSSWNGSMLYHLRNVHTGKDMNVAGESRDDDAPLIVYPRQPGTWNTLFGIYDEAGTGIYGPPDGCVTLVNRYSEKTVCAPDRLGDRVVQYDSAAVAATGEGLIALEYVALRQDAHPDIPDAGKRVEALDVQLAELRPQRELLATRQREITVLQAELTAAREDLARLTGGLKGADDIVLPVPQLSLDRTGLSCSGALLAFARSADRPYLLDSATGSVVLYFRGTNGQFFGTYYDTLVARASRALTADDGTAVAFTARDAGTDLAEVRITVMDVGDPGLCELTVFRGEEAVETWPRLPRRATDFAAIVNGAAGRTYDYGQVSSSRPGVPLSAGSRLVLVDPGKAAEVSLGEASGLVTGHGGRWRADKPGRAYSFDGQANHVSLPEDQLDRAAVTHDLTLESWVNPEQVSGPARIVHAHTGDVPYSLALYAPPAAATPALAFDGKSGVAITENAVNLADKEGYSRRPHQPLV, from the coding sequence ATGAACCATGCCGCGCCGTCCAGTGCGGCCAAGGAGCCCTTTTTGTCCGGTGAGCAGCACTTTCTCAAGGTCTACAGCGACCGTGCCTACGTCCACACCGCCACCGTGCGCCATCAGGGCACCACGGTGGCCCTGGCCATGGACGACCAGCGGCGGATCGTCTACACGGTCCTCGATCTGACTTGGCACGACGAGGCCAAGGGCGAACTCGACGCCGCCTACTGGTCGGAGAACCCGCGCCCGCTCCGCTTCCCGTCCGAGATCACGGATGCCGGCTTCGCGGCCATCGGCTCCACAGCGCTGCCGGTCGTCAAGAACGGCGGCAGGGCCGAGGCCGCCCCGGGCGAGCGGCTGGACGAGGGTGAGGTGGACCCCTTCCTGTCCACCACCGCGCGGCTCAGCGCCCTCGCTCCGTTCCACGCGCTCTCCGACGGCACGCACATCGTGCTGCTGCGCCAGTCCGTCACCGCCGACCACGCCGATGCCGTGCATCAGCTCGCCGGCGGCGGCTCCTCCGGTGCCCCGGAGCGGACGGACTACGTCACCGACCGCGCGGGCGCCAAGGTCCCGCTGGCCGCCGACACCCTGCTCTGCGATCGATTCCTGCTGGTCGGCGGGGAGTTGAAGCCCGTACTGGAGGCGCGATACCGACGCAGCCGACACAAGGACCGCCCGGATTCGGCCAAGGACAGCCTGGGCACCACGGACATGGAGGGCAGGCCCTTCCGCGAGCCGACGCAAGCGCTGTCGTTCGTCCGGCACCTCTCCGGCGGGCGCTTCACCGCGCTGCTCATCCCCACCGCCGTGCACGGGCAGCAGCGTTGGCAGCTCTTCGCGCACAACGACGCCACGGGGCGGATCGACTCGTTCAACATCGAGCAGGGCCGCGACGGGCTGTTCAACCTCCAGGGCACCCAGATCTGGACCAGCCCCGACCCTGCGCACCGCGACTCCGTCTACGAACGATCGCCCGGTACCTGCCCGTTCACCGGCCAGCCGCTCATACCCGTGGTGAGCACGGACGGACATGCGGAGACGGCCCTGCGGTTCGAGGGCGGCGAAGCCCACGTGCACGTCGCCGACGGACCCGAGCTCGCGGGCCGCGACTTCACCGTGGAGCTCTGGGCGCGGCGCACGGCGACGGGAGGGAACCAGTTCCTCCTCGCCCACGGTTCCGAGGACGGCGCCCGTGACCAGTCCCTCCATCTCGGCTTCCGGGACAACAACTGCTTCACCTTCTCCTTCTGCTACGACGACCTCAACACCGAGCAGCAGTACTCCGACACCGACTGGCACCACTGGGCCTGCGTCTACGAGCAGGCCACCCGCCGTCAGGTGGTCTACCGCGACGGCGAGGAGGTCGGCAGCCGTACGGCGGACGGCGACTACGCCGGCGTCGGCCCGCTGTTGCTCGGCCGCGCCCTGGACTGGAGCGTCCGGGCCGAGCTGGACGAGGTACGCGTCTGGGACCGCGCCCGCACCGCCGAGGAGCTCCGGCGCGACAAGGGCGTCCGCCTGATCGGCAATGACCCGGGCCTGGTGGCCTACTACCGCTTCGACGAGGGCTCCGGCACCCGTCTGCACGACCAGACCGATCACGCCCGGCACGGCGAACTCCGGGGCGGGCCACAGTGGGTGACGTCCGAGGCCCCCATCGGCGACCACCCCGGAGTGCGCCGCGACAGCTTCGTCGTCACCGGCCGCCCCGCCGTCTCCGGGCTGTCGGCCGTCCTCTACCACCAGCAGGAGGAGGTGACCGTCGGCTACGACAAGCAGGCCAAGCCGGCCAAGCGCCAGGCCAGGGTGCTGCTGTCGTACGCCACCTCCGGGCCGGACCCGAAGACCGGTACCGAGACGGACGAGGCGTACCTGGCCACCGTCGACTTCGGCGTCGGCCGGGACGGGCGGCTGGCCCAAGTGCCCGACGAACTGGCCCTGCCTGTACTGACGGCGCCGGAGGCCAGCACGGACGTCGACGCGATCAGCGAGCTGGACACCCGCATCCGGGAAGCGGTCCGGGACATCGCCGCCAAGGAGGCCGAGGCCACCGACCTCACCCGGCGGACCGCCGACGTCCCGGAGCTGGAGCGCCTCCGCGGGATCTTCTACAACCGCTCGCGGGACATCATCGGCTGGACGTTCCGGCTGCGCTTCCAGCACCCACGGGACGGCCAACCGCAGTACCTCGCCGTGCGCGGCGACGGCGACGGGAACGACCCGCCGCTGATCCGGACCGCCGACAAGGATGCGAAGTCCGCGCTGTGGTCCATCGACATGCCCCCGGGGTCGTCGTGGAACGGCTCCATGCTCTACCACCTGCGCAATGTCCACACCGGAAAGGACATGAACGTCGCGGGGGAGAGCCGGGACGACGACGCCCCCCTCATCGTCTACCCGCGGCAGCCGGGCACCTGGAACACCCTCTTCGGCATCTACGACGAGGCCGGCACCGGCATCTACGGCCCGCCCGACGGCTGCGTCACCCTGGTCAACCGGTACAGCGAGAAGACGGTCTGCGCGCCCGACCGGCTCGGCGACCGCGTCGTGCAGTACGACTCCGCGGCGGTGGCCGCCACCGGTGAAGGGCTGATCGCCCTGGAGTACGTCGCCCTCCGCCAGGACGCGCACCCTGACATCCCCGACGCCGGCAAACGCGTCGAGGCGCTCGACGTGCAGCTTGCCGAACTCCGGCCCCAGCGCGAGCTGCTCGCCACGCGACAGCGTGAAATCACCGTACTCCAGGCGGAATTGACGGCCGCGCGCGAGGATCTGGCCCGGCTGACGGGCGGCCTCAAGGGCGCCGACGACATCGTGCTGCCCGTTCCGCAGCTCTCCCTCGACCGCACCGGGCTGAGCTGCTCCGGCGCCCTGCTGGCCTTCGCCCGCTCGGCCGACCGGCCGTATCTGCTGGACAGCGCCACCGGAAGCGTCGTGCTGTACTTCCGGGGCACCAACGGGCAGTTCTTCGGCACCTACTACGACACCCTGGTCGCCCGGGCCTCCCGCGCGCTGACCGCGGACGACGGTACGGCGGTCGCCTTCACGGCCCGCGACGCGGGCACCGACCTGGCCGAGGTGCGGATCACGGTCATGGACGTCGGCGACCCGGGACTGTGCGAGCTGACCGTCTTCCGGGGCGAGGAAGCCGTGGAGACCTGGCCTCGACTGCCCCGCCGGGCCACCGACTTCGCCGCGATCGTCAACGGAGCCGCGGGCCGTACCTACGACTACGGGCAGGTCAGCAGCTCCCGGCCCGGCGTTCCGCTCTCGGCCGGCTCCCGACTGGTCCTCGTCGACCCGGGCAAGGCAGCGGAGGTGTCCCTGGGCGAGGCGAGCGGGCTGGTGACCGGTCATGGCGGCCGCTGGCGCGCCGACAAACCGGGCCGTGCGTACTCCTTCGACGGGCAGGCCAACCATGTGTCCCTGCCCGAGGACCAGCTGGACCGGGCCGCCGTGACCCACGACCTCACCCTGGAGTCCTGGGTCAACCCCGAGCAGGTCTCGGGCCCGGCCCGGATCGTCCATGCCCACACCGGCGACGTCCCGTACTCCCTCGCGCTGTACGCGCCGCCCGCCGCGGCCACTCCCGCGCTGGCTTTCGACGGCAAGAGCGGCGTGGCCATCACCGAGAACGCCGTCAATCTCGCCGACAAGGAGGGTTATTCACGTAGGCCTCACCAGCCTCTTGTGTAG
- a CDS encoding transposase family protein, with product MVRYSAMLDVPRPVVEYLSRLLAAHRRAIGTPKGSRALGPFRQAVLILRWFREKRCVHCAAVDAGISQATGYRYLHEGIDVLAGQAPDLHEVLQQCRREGTSHVVLDGTLIECDRLAGARETGTDWWYSAKHKAFGGNIQFLSAPDGTPLWVSDVEPGSVPDITATRHHVLPALYKAAAEGLPTLADKGYQGAGIGVHTPIKRPCGRSEKALHVNNRTYNQLLRGIRALGERTAAELKQRWRALQHVTLSPSRIGAIAQAALTLNNQWK from the coding sequence ATGGTTCGCTATTCTGCCATGCTCGACGTGCCACGCCCGGTGGTGGAGTACTTGTCCCGGCTGTTGGCCGCGCACCGCCGTGCGATCGGCACGCCGAAGGGATCGCGGGCACTGGGCCCGTTCCGCCAGGCGGTGTTGATACTGCGCTGGTTCCGGGAGAAGAGGTGTGTGCACTGCGCCGCGGTGGATGCTGGGATCTCGCAAGCCACCGGCTACCGCTACCTTCATGAAGGCATCGACGTTCTCGCGGGGCAGGCCCCTGACCTGCACGAAGTCCTCCAGCAGTGCCGGCGCGAGGGGACGAGCCATGTGGTCCTGGACGGCACACTGATCGAGTGTGACCGGCTCGCCGGGGCGCGGGAGACGGGGACGGACTGGTGGTACTCAGCCAAGCACAAGGCCTTCGGTGGGAATATCCAGTTCCTCTCTGCCCCCGACGGTACCCCGCTGTGGGTTTCCGACGTCGAGCCCGGCTCCGTTCCAGACATCACCGCCACTCGACACCACGTGCTACCCGCGCTCTACAAGGCGGCCGCCGAAGGCCTGCCGACCCTGGCCGACAAGGGCTACCAAGGCGCCGGCATCGGAGTGCACACCCCCATCAAGCGGCCCTGCGGCCGCTCCGAGAAAGCTCTGCATGTCAACAACCGCACCTACAACCAACTCCTCCGCGGCATCCGAGCACTGGGCGAACGCACCGCCGCTGAACTCAAGCAACGCTGGCGGGCCCTACAGCACGTTACCCTCAGCCCCAGCCGCATCGGCGCCATCGCCCAAGCCGCCCTCACCCTCAACAACCAATGGAAATAA
- a CDS encoding serine hydrolase domain-containing protein codes for MRTTFGLPYGVRRSCGPFIAVHHNEGDVMSKSLSHEVSELVNREVTRAVGQADRAVARAMRRELSLEGSAFTRDGLRRLRDTLAGPVDSGAIPGFVALVDRRGQTHVETMGTLHTGGAEPMRRDTIFRMASSTKPVTAAAVMTLVDDCRLRLDDPVVPWLPELADRQVLKRIDSPLDDTVPARRAITVRDLLTFTFGFGAVVAAPDTYPIQVAMRESGLYNDGAFPSGEPDEWMRRLGALPLMYQPGERWLYNAGADVLGILAARVTGQSFGSYLQERIFAPLGMTDSGFWVPQEKIHRLPTSYAHDPETGALAVYDEAAGGRFSKPQAFEVGGSGLVSTADDYRAFCRMLLNKGMGDGVRVLSRQSVELMTADQLTPEQKVEKDQFPELFGNHGGFGFGMGVRTRRLGFAGVGQFGWDGGLGVSVQMDPAEDLTLILLTQTAMDTPDSPHLVNDFQTLAYQAINDCSGQSLGE; via the coding sequence TTGCGAACGACGTTCGGCTTACCGTACGGTGTTCGGAGAAGCTGCGGACCGTTCATCGCCGTTCATCACAACGAGGGAGACGTCATGTCGAAAAGCCTGAGCCACGAGGTGTCCGAGCTCGTGAACCGGGAAGTGACACGAGCCGTAGGCCAGGCCGACCGGGCGGTCGCGAGGGCGATGCGCCGCGAACTGAGCCTGGAGGGCTCGGCGTTCACGCGGGATGGTCTGCGCAGGTTGCGCGACACCCTGGCCGGGCCGGTGGACTCCGGCGCGATTCCCGGCTTTGTCGCCCTGGTCGACCGGCGCGGGCAGACCCATGTCGAGACGATGGGGACACTGCACACGGGCGGCGCCGAGCCGATGCGCCGGGACACGATCTTCCGGATGGCCTCGTCGACCAAGCCGGTCACCGCGGCGGCCGTCATGACCCTCGTGGACGACTGCCGACTGCGCCTGGACGACCCGGTCGTCCCCTGGCTGCCCGAGCTCGCCGACCGACAGGTACTCAAGCGGATCGACAGCCCGCTGGACGATACCGTGCCGGCCCGCCGCGCGATCACTGTGCGGGATCTGCTGACCTTCACGTTCGGGTTCGGGGCGGTCGTGGCAGCACCGGACACTTACCCTATCCAGGTCGCGATGCGCGAGTCGGGGCTCTACAACGACGGCGCCTTCCCGTCCGGCGAGCCCGATGAATGGATGCGCCGCCTCGGCGCGCTTCCCCTGATGTACCAGCCCGGAGAGCGATGGCTGTACAACGCGGGGGCCGATGTGCTCGGCATACTCGCCGCCAGGGTTACAGGACAGTCGTTCGGGTCGTATCTGCAGGAGCGCATCTTCGCGCCGCTCGGGATGACGGACTCCGGATTCTGGGTACCGCAGGAGAAGATCCACCGACTGCCGACCAGTTACGCCCACGACCCGGAGACCGGCGCCCTCGCGGTGTACGACGAGGCGGCCGGCGGCCGGTTCAGCAAGCCACAAGCCTTCGAAGTCGGCGGCAGCGGCCTCGTCTCGACCGCCGACGACTACCGTGCGTTCTGTCGGATGCTCCTCAACAAGGGCATGGGGGACGGGGTGCGTGTCCTGTCCCGGCAGTCGGTTGAGCTGATGACCGCCGACCAGCTGACGCCGGAACAGAAGGTCGAGAAGGACCAGTTCCCCGAGCTTTTCGGGAACCACGGCGGTTTCGGCTTCGGAATGGGCGTACGCACTCGCCGACTGGGCTTCGCCGGTGTCGGCCAGTTCGGCTGGGACGGCGGATTGGGCGTATCGGTGCAGATGGACCCGGCCGAGGACCTCACCTTGATCCTGCTGACCCAGACGGCGATGGACACCCCGGATTCACCGCACCTGGTGAACGACTTCCAGACATTGGCTTACCAGGCGATCAACGACTGCTCGGGCCAGAGCCTTGGCGAATGA